Proteins from a genomic interval of Magnetococcales bacterium:
- a CDS encoding glycosyltransferase family 39 protein — translation MSFNDVMNRRQIGHGVALFLIILLGGWLRWVVVEETVVIDPLRSDALEYFNDAFNTRHHGVYSSVTENRPGHHPAPDAFRTPGYPIFLLPFVDGPPTESMLHRIYRAQAVLGTLTLVAVWLLARHLLPGGLSLAATFLTTICPHLMTMNHYLLSESLFTFLLLWFLVVLQWGTQGGGWWLAGAGCLLGAASLTRPALQFFIIPAILALALLSAPSQRRRNVLWVTVGFLMVFSPWLVRNRMVLGQWSDDRATIATMHHGLYPGFMFQDDPKTFGFPYRFDPRSEEISRSLETVRHEIVDRFTHEPGRYLRWYLLEKPVRLWSWGIVQGQGDAFVYPVADTPFAREGVFRFFHRLMFATHAQWMLLGFVGAVLAWLPVVWRPGTSKENTMARLIALMLFYMTAIHILGAPFPRYNIPLRPLAYIMALYALVIFFRWLRHRLQPNLPGPSPVPLPGSPIIHPSAPPDGAPPGRRPRSLR, via the coding sequence ATGAGTTTCAATGATGTCATGAATCGTCGGCAGATTGGCCATGGGGTCGCATTGTTTCTGATCATCCTGTTGGGAGGGTGGCTGCGATGGGTGGTGGTGGAAGAGACGGTCGTCATCGACCCCCTGCGCTCGGACGCCCTTGAATATTTCAACGATGCCTTCAATACGCGGCATCATGGCGTTTATTCTTCGGTCACGGAAAACCGTCCCGGGCACCATCCGGCTCCGGATGCCTTTCGTACCCCCGGTTATCCGATATTTCTCCTCCCTTTCGTCGATGGTCCGCCGACGGAATCAATGCTGCACAGGATTTATCGGGCCCAGGCGGTTCTTGGCACCTTGACGCTGGTGGCGGTTTGGCTTTTGGCGCGTCACCTGCTGCCGGGAGGATTATCCCTGGCGGCAACCTTCCTGACGACGATCTGCCCGCATCTCATGACCATGAACCATTACCTTCTGAGCGAATCGCTCTTCACCTTTCTACTTTTGTGGTTTCTGGTCGTGTTGCAGTGGGGGACGCAGGGAGGCGGGTGGTGGCTGGCGGGGGCCGGGTGTTTGCTGGGGGCTGCGTCCCTGACCCGGCCTGCGCTGCAATTTTTCATCATTCCCGCCATCCTGGCCCTGGCACTCCTTTCCGCCCCTTCCCAACGCCGCCGGAACGTCCTGTGGGTCACCGTGGGCTTCCTGATGGTGTTCTCGCCATGGCTCGTCCGCAATCGGATGGTCCTGGGCCAATGGAGCGATGACCGGGCGACCATCGCCACCATGCACCATGGCCTTTATCCTGGATTCATGTTCCAGGATGATCCAAAAACTTTTGGTTTTCCGTATCGCTTCGATCCCCGGTCAGAGGAAATATCCCGCAGCCTTGAAACGGTGCGCCATGAAATCGTGGACCGCTTTACGCATGAACCCGGTCGATACCTGCGCTGGTACCTGTTGGAAAAGCCGGTCCGCCTCTGGTCCTGGGGGATCGTTCAGGGACAGGGGGATGCGTTTGTCTATCCCGTGGCGGATACCCCGTTTGCCCGCGAAGGGGTATTCCGGTTTTTCCATCGGTTGATGTTTGCCACCCATGCCCAGTGGATGCTCCTGGGGTTCGTTGGGGCGGTCCTCGCCTGGCTTCCGGTCGTCTGGCGACCGGGAACCTCCAAGGAAAACACAATGGCCCGCCTGATCGCCCTGATGTTGTTCTACATGACCGCGATCCATATCCTGGGGGCGCCGTTTCCCCGGTACAACATTCCCTTGAGACCGCTTGCCTACATCATGGCCCTGTATGCCCTGGTGATTTTTTTTCGTTGGCTGCGCCATCGTCTTCAGCCAAACCTTCCAGGGCCATCCCCGGTTCCACTCCCAGGCTCACCCATAATTCACCCCAGCGCGCCTCCAGATGGCGCACCACCAGGCCGGCGGCCTCGATCTCTTCGGTGA
- a CDS encoding DUF3782 domain-containing protein yields KSHLTVEDVQEHLTRLSRFKSFFPKYSSCQTYGAVAGMVIASDADRFAMNQGLFVIAQTGDSVQLANDEAFVPKTW; encoded by the coding sequence AAGAGTCATCTGACGGTCGAGGATGTCCAGGAACACCTGACGAGGCTGTCACGGTTCAAGAGTTTTTTCCCCAAATATTCGTCTTGTCAGACCTATGGCGCCGTCGCCGGCATGGTGATTGCGTCGGACGCCGACCGCTTTGCCATGAATCAAGGCCTGTTCGTCATCGCCCAGACCGGTGACAGCGTTCAATTGGCCAACGACGAAGCGTTTGTACCAAAGACCTGGTGA
- a CDS encoding cytochrome b/b6 domain-containing protein, giving the protein MTILLRSLMPVLMLLLGPFWARAADREIDRQTITDRHCLECHGVAGFAVPTGEHGDTPRKPLFVDPDLLKESVHGRLTCLACHGDIDKLPHRRGRLARVDCITCHQGLHREPEALMREINRGRAMVGLIPAVDPTPTKTNLLAREYVASLHGQPAREGDHRNAECQDCHGSHAIFPATDGRARSHRLASPEMCGACHPKALEQYRHSVHGAALKTPWKGQSAVCGDCHPSHRIQENKLPVAWREITENCGTCHRSSLESYLSTYHGQLAWLGGKRAAKCSHCHASHATRRVDDPKDKAHPDNLRTTCKECHKQATASFVAFRPHANTNDFTRYPEMWLAGKAMIVLVLAVLLFFYLHSWLWFRRSRWERRFAHDHDDALPLGDTRHVRRFSWPWRLNHWLLALSVMVLVATGMTAKYADSFWALTLSGWIGDPARLAAIHRGAAVVFLIAVIGHVVAVLFRLLFRQRKSFQWFGPDSLLPRKQDWSDMKAQFLWFLGRGAAPRFDRWTYWEKFDYWAVYWGAMVVGFSGILLWFPEFFARFLPGWVFNVATLLHGVEAFLAVTTLFVVHFFNNHFRPGKFPLDIVMFTGSWRLREWAEERPEEYRRLQESGRLAERLQPPPSRLARVVSHILGFTLLGIGLLLLVLVVAGFLRQGLV; this is encoded by the coding sequence GTGACCATCCTGCTGCGTTCCTTGATGCCGGTCTTGATGCTGTTGCTCGGGCCTTTCTGGGCCCGGGCGGCTGACCGGGAAATCGATCGGCAGACCATCACCGATCGCCATTGCCTGGAGTGTCACGGCGTGGCGGGTTTTGCCGTGCCCACTGGCGAACACGGCGACACCCCGCGCAAGCCCTTGTTCGTTGATCCGGACTTGCTGAAGGAGAGCGTCCATGGCCGTCTGACCTGTCTTGCCTGCCACGGGGACATCGACAAGCTGCCCCATCGGCGAGGCCGGTTGGCCCGGGTGGATTGCATCACCTGCCATCAGGGTCTGCACCGGGAGCCGGAGGCGCTGATGCGGGAGATCAACCGGGGCCGGGCCATGGTGGGACTGATTCCGGCGGTGGATCCCACCCCTACGAAAACCAATCTGCTGGCCAGGGAGTATGTCGCTTCTCTCCATGGCCAACCGGCCAGGGAGGGGGATCATCGCAATGCCGAATGCCAGGACTGTCATGGCTCCCATGCCATCTTTCCCGCCACGGATGGTCGGGCCCGCAGCCATCGCCTGGCTTCGCCCGAGATGTGTGGCGCCTGCCATCCCAAGGCACTGGAACAGTACCGCCATTCGGTGCATGGCGCTGCCCTGAAAACCCCCTGGAAGGGCCAGAGCGCGGTGTGCGGCGACTGCCATCCCAGCCACCGCATCCAGGAAAACAAGCTACCCGTTGCCTGGCGGGAGATCACCGAAAACTGCGGCACCTGCCATCGATCCTCCCTGGAGAGCTATCTGTCCACTTATCACGGCCAACTGGCCTGGCTGGGGGGCAAGCGGGCGGCCAAATGCTCCCATTGTCATGCCAGCCATGCCACCCGCCGGGTGGATGATCCGAAGGACAAGGCCCATCCGGACAATCTGCGCACCACCTGCAAGGAGTGCCACAAACAGGCGACGGCTTCTTTCGTCGCCTTCCGGCCCCATGCCAATACCAACGATTTCACGCGCTATCCGGAGATGTGGCTGGCGGGCAAGGCGATGATCGTCCTGGTGCTGGCGGTGCTGCTCTTTTTTTATCTTCACTCCTGGCTGTGGTTCCGGCGTTCCCGGTGGGAGCGGCGGTTTGCTCATGACCATGACGATGCGCTTCCTCTGGGTGACACCCGCCATGTGCGTCGTTTTTCCTGGCCCTGGCGGCTCAATCACTGGCTGCTGGCCCTGTCGGTGATGGTTCTGGTGGCCACCGGCATGACCGCCAAGTACGCGGACAGCTTCTGGGCGCTGACCCTGTCTGGCTGGATCGGCGATCCCGCCCGGCTGGCCGCCATTCATCGGGGGGCGGCGGTGGTTTTCCTCATCGCCGTGATCGGTCATGTGGTGGCAGTGTTGTTCCGCCTGTTGTTCCGCCAGCGCAAAAGTTTCCAATGGTTCGGTCCCGATTCCCTGCTGCCGCGCAAACAGGACTGGTCGGACATGAAGGCCCAGTTCCTCTGGTTTCTGGGCCGGGGCGCCGCACCCCGTTTCGATCGCTGGACCTATTGGGAAAAATTTGACTATTGGGCAGTCTATTGGGGGGCCATGGTGGTGGGATTCTCCGGTATATTGCTTTGGTTTCCCGAATTCTTTGCCCGTTTTCTGCCCGGCTGGGTGTTCAACGTCGCCACCCTGCTGCACGGAGTGGAGGCCTTTCTGGCCGTCACCACCCTGTTCGTGGTCCATTTCTTCAACAACCATTTCCGGCCCGGCAAGTTTCCTTTGGATATTGTCATGTTCACCGGCAGTTGGCGCCTGCGGGAGTGGGCGGAGGAACGACCGGAAGAGTATCGTCGTTTGCAGGAAAGCGGACGACTGGCCGAACGGTTGCAACCACCGCCATCCCGACTGGCCCGGGTGGTTTCCCATATTCTTGGTTTCACCCTGCTGGGCATTGGGCTGTTGTTACTGGTACTGGTCGTTGCCGGTTTTCTACGGCAGGGGTTGGTTTGA